Within the Gloeobacter kilaueensis JS1 genome, the region ATCGTCCGCTGAGGGACGTCGAACCCGCGCCGAAGCTAAGAGTCGCTACGAGCTCCAGCAGTCTCGTATGACAAACACCCCAGCTTCCAACCCCTCGGTCACGAGTGGCCGGTTTCCAATCTAATCGTCCGCTGAGGGACGTCGAACAGGCGTTGATATCGCCGAAGATCGTGGCAAAGCTCTTGCTGTTAAAGTTTCCAATCTAATCGTCCGCTGAGGGACGTCGAACCCGTCCTCCTGTCTTTGGTGGTCTACTTCACCACCTTTTGTCGGTTTCCAATCTAATCGTCCGCTGAGGGACGTCGAACAGGTCTGGTCGCGGTAAAGCAATAACGAAAGTAATTCGGAAGTTTCCAATCTAATCGTCCGCTGAGGGACGTCGAACACCCAGCTGGGCGGCGGCGGAGCGCAGGTATCGATGGTTTCCAATCTAATCGTCCGCTGAGGGACGTCGAACCTTACTAATGACCCAGCATAGTTCCGGTGGACAGGGCTCGTTTTGACTCGTTTCCAATCTAATCGTCCGCTCAGGGACGTCGAACGCGTACGTGATTGGGCTGATAGTCTAGTAGCGCGGTTGAGACAGCCGGTTTCCAATCTAATCGTCCGCTGAGGGACGTCGAACTTGTTGGCAAGCCCGTCAAGCCTTACACGCCGATGCAGGCGCTGCTTGACGTTTCCAATCTAATCGTCCGCTGAGGGACGTCGAACCTGACAGCCACGACCCACCTGACTATACCTACAGCGCGGTGGTTTCCAATCTAATCGTCCGCTGAGGGACGTCGAACGCTGGGGTGCTAAGGGCACGTTCAAGACTGTTGACAACGACGCTGAGGTTTCCAATCTAATCGTCCGCTGAGGGACGTCGAACACCGCCTGCTTGCAGACAACGGCAACGTTCTCACTACCGGTTGACGCACCAATGGCCGACCAAAAGACTACCGACCTTGCAACGTTTCCAATCTAATCGTCCGCTGAGGGACGTCGAACCAGCAGCAGCTGATAGATAGCTGGCTTGCGGACTTGCGCAGTGTCTGGAACCACGGCCTAGCTCTGCTGCTGGAGCACGAGAGTTTCAGGTTTCCAATCTAATCGTCCGCTGAGGGACGTCGAACCTCAACCGCCGCCAGCTCGCCGTCCCCCATCTCCTCACGTTTCCAATCTAATCGTCCGCTGAGGGACGTCGAACTCTATGAAGTTGTCCACCAATTCAACCAACTCAATACGAGTTTCCAATCTAATCGTCCGCTGAGGGACGTCGAACCGACAACACTGGCGTTACCGAGTCGATTTTGCCGTTCAAGTTTCCAATCTAATCGTCCGCTGAGGGACGTCGAACCAACTTCGTGCACAACAGTGCGCGTCACGTAGCGGTTAACAAACCGCTCGAGTTTCCAATCTAATCGTCCGCTGAGGGACGTCGAACACGCTGAAATTGCATCAGTTTTGATGCCAATCGAATTGGTTTCCAATCTAATCGTCCGCTGAGGGACGTCGAACCAACTTGATTGATACGCCCCTCAGCAACGCTTGTACGGTGCAGTTTCCAATCTAATCGTCCGCTGAGGGACGTCGAACAAGCTTGAAGAACGACATCATCAGCTACTTTCAGAGCGGTTTCCAATCTAATCGTCCGCTGAGGGACGTCGAACTTTTGCACTTTGACAAGATCGTAAGCGGCTGATAAGTTATTAGTTTGTTTCCAATCTAATCGTCCGCTGAGGGACGTCGAACGGTCCTATCCCAGAAGCTGGTCCCTATGTGCGCAAAGCGTTTCCAATCTAATCGTCCGCTGAGGGACGTCGAACTGTCTCCAGTGTACCCCTTGCTACAAGTGGACTTGAAGATGATTTTGCGACGACCAACATGTAGCCAGGGTGGAAGCAACACGCAATCTGGACAAGAAGAAGCTCAAATCCTTGCCAGGCTTGCATTCGACAACCTCTACAGTAAAATAGGCTCTCAAGCATTTTTCAGAAATTGTCGCAGCTGAATGTTAGTACTTACACAGCAAAATGATCCGGTTTCTCATAGAGGCCATCTCCACCCAAAATCACAATTTTCCTGGTCATATTGGCTGCGATAGGATAGTACCGAAGTGAGTCGTCTGGAAGTTTCAAAAGCTTCAGGAGACGGTTTCTCAGCTCCGAAAACTGAGACTCTTCCAGGTCGCACTCAAACACACTGTACTGCACACGCTTCCCGTATCCTTCGAGGAGCTTGGCGATCTTATTGCGACGTTTAGTGACAGGAATATCGTAAGCGACGACCCAGAGCATTTCAGCGAATCCGGTAGACGTTGAACGGAAGCTCTGGATTCTGCAGAGCAGTTTTGTAGTTCTCGACACCTTGATCGATGAGCTTCCATCGAACGCCGTCGCGTCCGTTCGGCAGTTGAATGGTTTCTCCCATTATTTGCTGAAACTGGGTGACAAACTTGCGGCGTCCGGAGTCTGCGAGGAAACAGGCTCCGTTTGCATATTCAAAGTCTTCAGAGGTGAACATGCGGCGATTGACCATCGTCAGTACTAAAGAATCGATGATAGGTGTGCGAAATGGCTCAATCAAATCTGAGATAAGAGCTAGATGATCGTCTCGTGGAACGTGAAGGTGGCCAAGATATGGATCGCAGCCGTGCAACTCCACGACCGCGCGAACATGGTTCCATAGCAGACTGTAGCCGAAGCTGAGAACCGCATTAGCAGGATTGGTAGGCGGGCGACGAATACGCTCGACTAGACGAAATTCACTGTCCTGTAACTGGCGGCCATAAGCTGGATAGAACTGGGCTGCTGCCGCTCCCTCATTGCCAAGCAAGGCCGCGATGTTACTTGTCTGCGGCACCCGTGATTCTAGATACCGCAGCACATCAACAGCAAACTCATTCTCGGCAATTGGGCGGCGGCGATTGAGCCGCTGTAACAGCACGCGCTGATTGTGGATTTTTGCTTCTACTAGAGATTGTGCCAGGCGCAGGCTTCGCTCAGATTCCTCCTGCACCCGTTGCTGGGCGCGACGCAGGTGCAAACGCCCCTGCTGCGGCGGGCTGAGGGTTCCGTAAAGCCAGCCCTGGCGAGAGAGCAACGCTAGCGGAATGCGCCGCCGCAGGCAGGTCCGCAGTACTTCGATACTCAAGTGGATGCGACCGAAGACAAATATTCGGTCGATGAGTGGCAGGGGTATCTGGCGAACAACTTCTCGTTTGCGGTGAATGGCCAGTTGCTCCCCATCTTTACCAACCCAGATACCTTGTTCAAGCAGATACAGGCTACTCACGGGGCGCTCGTA harbors:
- the cas2 gene encoding CRISPR-associated endonuclease Cas2, which translates into the protein MLWVVAYDIPVTKRRNKIAKLLEGYGKRVQYSVFECDLEESQFSELRNRLLKLLKLPDDSLRYYPIAANMTRKIVILGGDGLYEKPDHFAV
- the cas1 gene encoding CRISPR-associated endonuclease Cas1, which translates into the protein MSSLYLLEQGIWVGKDGEQLAIHRKREVVRQIPLPLIDRIFVFGRIHLSIEVLRTCLRRRIPLALLSRQGWLYGTLSPPQQGRLHLRRAQQRVQEESERSLRLAQSLVEAKIHNQRVLLQRLNRRRPIAENEFAVDVLRYLESRVPQTSNIAALLGNEGAAAAQFYPAYGRQLQDSEFRLVERIRRPPTNPANAVLSFGYSLLWNHVRAVVELHGCDPYLGHLHVPRDDHLALISDLIEPFRTPIIDSLVLTMVNRRMFTSEDFEYANGACFLADSGRRKFVTQFQQIMGETIQLPNGRDGVRWKLIDQGVENYKTALQNPELPFNVYRIR